The following proteins are co-located in the Ktedonobacteraceae bacterium genome:
- a CDS encoding FAD binding domain-containing protein yields the protein MLRLPPFRYLAPRNLEEATEMLAREGEQAMLVAGGTDLYPNMKRRQFTPPVLIGLRGIASLKGISGSPEQGLSIGAGTTLTTIAEHPVIQQHYAALAIAAGSVSTPQLRNAGTLGGNLLLDTRCNYYNQTEFWRQSIGYCMKKDGDICLVAPGSPRCWAISSADTAPVLVSLEATVRLVSARGERVLPVRDLFRDDGMHPYTKAADEILSEIILPPAGNWHSTYMKLRRRGSFDFPILGVAAALRFAHDGNVADARITLGAVASHPVEAKEAAALLVGQRLTPEVIDAAAASAAKRSKPLDNADLTINYRKQVTTVYVRRALNDLVQRADKEGR from the coding sequence ATGCTGCGACTTCCACCTTTTCGTTATCTTGCTCCACGCAATCTCGAAGAAGCTACGGAAATGCTGGCGCGAGAAGGGGAGCAGGCCATGCTCGTCGCAGGCGGCACCGACCTGTATCCCAATATGAAACGCCGCCAGTTCACACCGCCGGTTTTGATCGGCTTGCGCGGCATCGCATCGCTGAAGGGCATTAGCGGCTCGCCTGAACAGGGTTTGAGCATCGGAGCAGGCACAACACTTACAACGATTGCCGAGCATCCGGTTATTCAGCAGCATTATGCCGCGCTGGCTATCGCCGCAGGTTCGGTCTCGACGCCACAGTTACGTAATGCAGGCACTCTCGGTGGCAACCTGCTGCTGGATACGCGCTGCAACTACTACAATCAGACAGAATTCTGGCGGCAATCGATTGGCTATTGCATGAAGAAGGATGGGGATATTTGCCTGGTAGCTCCGGGAAGCCCGCGCTGCTGGGCCATCTCTTCGGCGGACACTGCCCCTGTACTGGTCAGCCTGGAAGCGACGGTACGCCTGGTAAGCGCGCGGGGCGAGCGTGTTTTGCCGGTACGAGATCTGTTTCGCGACGACGGCATGCATCCCTATACAAAAGCTGCCGATGAAATACTGAGCGAAATTATCCTTCCTCCCGCCGGTAACTGGCATAGCACCTACATGAAGCTGCGCCGCCGGGGTTCATTTGATTTTCCTATCCTTGGCGTCGCGGCAGCGCTGCGTTTCGCGCATGATGGTAATGTAGCGGACGCGCGCATCACCCTGGGAGCCGTCGCCTCTCATCCCGTCGAAGCAAAGGAAGCAGCCGCATTGTTAGTGGGACAGCGCCTGACTCCTGAAGTCATCGATGCGGCAGCCGCCAGCGCGGCGAAGCGCTCAAAGCCGTTGGATAATGCCGACCTGACGATAAACTATCGAAAACAGGTGACAACGGTATATGTTCGCCGCGCATTGAATGACTTGGTGCAGCGGGCAGACAAAGAGGGCCGATAA
- a CDS encoding FAD-dependent oxidoreductase has translation MRYNIPMQNKLYQPLPIGPREARNRIMFGSHTTNFARYHLLSQQHAGYYAARAEGGAGIIVLEEHIVHPSDLPYEQALLGYLPETPRAIAKVSERIHAHGALAIVQLNHNGQQSSSDHHQHELWAPSAVQDVASREIPKAMELTDIAAVIEGFALTAKHAAQGDADGVELQISDRSLLRQFLSPLTNQRDDRYGGTLENRLRFVQETIEAVDTVMGKDRVIGIRLCADELAPWGGITPEQGAEIARSLTSTGRIDYLTITMGSIFSTHMFPFHASMHTPPGYAVALAASIKAVVTIPVFAAGRIMNAQQAERILAPGQADGVEMIRPLIADPNLPRLSQEEYANRVRPCIACNQGCQVRSTMNVLLSCNVNPDVIDNEKIGTTIITSTSRGPFYIIGGGPAGLEAARTAALRGKQVILYEREVSLGGTVRLAAQGPGRGELQLITDYLQEEIEKLGVELHLGVEVTAAMILEQSPQSVLIATGASPGAGLLPIPGHDLPHVRSVRQILSGEPIGDKRVVIIDETGSHGVLSVAELLAAQGYSVEILTEDWYVGRDLVATHDIVPWMQRTMASGVVMTPHTSIVRIEPGQVIVTDRFMAEERAIAADTVVLGTYERPAQELYYALKGKVLRLFRAGDCIAPRRIEQAILEGRQIGAQV, from the coding sequence ATGCGCTATAATATCCCCATGCAGAACAAACTCTACCAACCTCTTCCTATCGGGCCGCGTGAAGCACGCAACCGCATCATGTTTGGCAGTCACACGACAAACTTTGCCCGGTATCATCTCTTAAGCCAGCAGCATGCCGGCTATTATGCCGCGCGCGCCGAGGGCGGCGCCGGCATCATCGTGCTGGAAGAGCATATCGTCCACCCTTCCGATCTCCCTTATGAGCAGGCGCTGCTCGGCTATTTGCCGGAAACGCCCCGGGCTATTGCAAAAGTGAGCGAGCGCATCCACGCGCATGGAGCGCTGGCAATCGTTCAACTCAATCATAATGGGCAGCAGTCCAGCAGCGACCATCATCAACACGAACTATGGGCGCCCTCGGCAGTGCAGGATGTGGCTTCGCGCGAGATTCCCAAAGCTATGGAACTGACAGATATCGCTGCCGTGATCGAGGGATTTGCGCTGACCGCGAAGCATGCTGCCCAGGGCGATGCCGATGGGGTCGAGTTGCAAATTTCCGACCGCTCATTGTTGCGCCAATTTCTCTCACCGCTCACTAACCAGCGCGACGACCGCTATGGAGGGACGCTGGAAAACCGGCTGCGGTTCGTGCAGGAAACAATCGAAGCCGTAGACACCGTCATGGGAAAAGATAGAGTGATAGGTATCCGTCTCTGCGCCGATGAACTCGCCCCCTGGGGTGGCATCACGCCGGAGCAAGGAGCAGAGATAGCGCGTTCGCTTACCAGCACGGGACGCATCGATTACCTGACGATTACGATGGGCAGCATCTTCAGCACGCACATGTTCCCATTTCATGCCTCTATGCACACGCCGCCGGGTTACGCAGTTGCATTAGCCGCATCGATCAAAGCCGTGGTGACGATCCCAGTCTTCGCCGCGGGGCGCATCATGAACGCGCAGCAGGCCGAACGGATTCTTGCCCCAGGGCAGGCCGATGGAGTTGAAATGATCCGCCCATTGATCGCCGACCCCAACCTGCCCAGGCTTTCGCAGGAGGAATACGCCAACCGGGTACGTCCCTGCATCGCCTGCAATCAGGGCTGCCAGGTACGCTCAACTATGAACGTCTTGTTGAGTTGCAATGTCAATCCTGATGTGATTGACAATGAAAAAATTGGCACCACCATTATCACTTCGACATCCCGCGGGCCATTTTACATCATCGGTGGCGGACCGGCAGGACTGGAAGCGGCTCGTACAGCAGCATTGCGAGGGAAACAGGTCATATTGTACGAACGCGAAGTCTCGCTGGGAGGTACTGTGAGGCTGGCCGCACAAGGCCCTGGTAGGGGAGAATTACAGCTGATTACGGACTACTTGCAGGAAGAGATTGAAAAGCTCGGTGTAGAGCTTCACCTGGGCGTCGAGGTAACGGCAGCAATGATTCTTGAACAATCCCCCCAATCGGTATTGATCGCGACGGGGGCCAGTCCCGGTGCGGGATTACTGCCCATTCCTGGTCACGATCTGCCACACGTGAGAAGTGTGCGACAAATCTTATCTGGAGAGCCCATTGGGGACAAGCGCGTTGTGATTATTGACGAAACCGGATCGCATGGAGTCCTCTCGGTCGCCGAACTGTTGGCGGCGCAGGGATATAGTGTCGAAATACTGACCGAAGACTGGTACGTCGGGCGCGACCTTGTTGCCACACACGATATCGTACCGTGGATGCAGCGGACCATGGCTTCCGGCGTGGTCATGACGCCTCACACATCAATTGTGCGCATCGAACCGGGTCAGGTAATTGTAACAGACCGTTTTATGGCGGAGGAACGTGCTATTGCCGCCGATACAGTTGTCCTGGGAACATATGAACGACCTGCGCAGGAACTTTACTATGCCCTCAAGGGAAAGGTACTTCGCCTCTTCCGCGCGGGCGACTGCATAGCTCCACGTCGCATCGAGCAGGCGATTTTAGAGGGCAGGCAGATAGGAGCGCAGGTCTGA
- a CDS encoding succinylglutamate desuccinylase/aspartoacylase family protein, with protein sequence MTSKRPEGEHIPWNERTWSIGSLTEIKANSKVYGLITHGSYADGTPLQSAVHVVVGKEEGPVLYVQAAVHGDEVNGVEVLRRVVTSVEPGQLRGMLIVVPVANVAGFVQHQRRNPLDEEDMNRVWPGKASGQASQHIAYDLYQQAIHYADYVIDLHTANSNTALHIVYGHGDEASQNIAEAFGLNVLLEEEVTEDLKQSRFTGKLRNFLTSQGIAAITPELGGNNCFEEEHIRLGAQGVINVMKYLAMLEGAMELPAQPPITLFGSHLDRVWAAQGGIWVSNVKAGDRVSENQPLGQIYSIRTFEVVEYLKAPYDGYVLGTSDVPIVNMGDALVNICRF encoded by the coding sequence TTGACGAGCAAGCGACCTGAGGGCGAGCACATCCCCTGGAATGAACGAACCTGGAGTATTGGATCACTCACAGAGATAAAGGCGAACAGCAAAGTCTATGGCCTTATTACGCATGGTTCCTATGCAGACGGTACTCCTTTGCAGAGCGCCGTGCATGTCGTGGTCGGAAAAGAGGAAGGGCCGGTATTGTATGTTCAGGCGGCAGTGCATGGTGATGAGGTGAATGGCGTCGAGGTTTTGCGCCGCGTAGTAACGAGCGTTGAGCCAGGCCAGTTACGAGGAATGTTGATTGTGGTGCCGGTTGCTAATGTCGCCGGCTTTGTGCAACATCAACGGCGCAATCCACTCGACGAGGAAGATATGAATCGCGTCTGGCCTGGTAAGGCGAGCGGACAGGCGAGCCAGCATATCGCCTACGATCTTTACCAGCAGGCCATCCACTATGCCGACTATGTCATTGATCTGCATACGGCCAATAGCAATACGGCGCTGCACATCGTCTATGGGCACGGAGACGAGGCCAGCCAGAATATAGCAGAAGCTTTTGGACTGAATGTCCTGCTGGAAGAAGAGGTTACCGAGGATCTGAAGCAATCGCGTTTTACCGGCAAACTGCGCAACTTTTTGACATCGCAGGGCATCGCTGCCATCACCCCCGAACTGGGTGGCAATAATTGTTTTGAGGAAGAGCATATTCGTCTCGGCGCGCAGGGCGTGATCAATGTGATGAAATATCTGGCCATGCTGGAAGGCGCGATGGAATTGCCAGCGCAGCCGCCCATCACGCTATTCGGCTCGCATTTAGACAGGGTATGGGCCGCACAGGGTGGTATCTGGGTCTCAAACGTAAAGGCTGGCGACAGGGTCAGCGAAAATCAGCCGCTCGGACAGATCTATTCGATTCGCACGTTTGAGGTCGTAGAGTACCTCAAAGCTCCTTATGATGGATACGTGCTGGGTACGAGCGACGTGCCGATTGTTAATATGGGCGATGCCCTGGTCAATATTTGTCGCTTTTGA
- a CDS encoding alkaline phosphatase family protein, whose translation MYEVSGWHGGRPMPLLSVHFPIFVILPDEETALMSMDCQAGNFYLKGMSMFQQQKQEHTFWRRYGISNKTRLLSILPMLLVLVAIGPVLNSQSAKAAPQASYPIKHIIIIVKENRTFDNYFGTFPGADGATTYKNKKGQIQPLNHQPDQLFFDIGHTHTDFLKGYDHGKMDGFSLIPGAEQYINGKKTDEADSQMYQSDIPNYWQYAQTFALPDHFFYNIDSNSFPNHIFSIAAEDDDASDIPRIPNGGHVLKWGCDSPSGTTVQEIHSNGNITHPYPCFSDFESMGDLLSQKGISWTEYAPLYGQDGYEWNAYDAIKSVRDSGLWKQHMADYTQFVKDAANGNLPTVSWLVQPHKYSDHPGQSVCQGENFTVQEINAVMNNKSLWNSTAIFLTWDDFGGFYDHVVPPVGPNKYIEYGLRAPLIVISPYAKPHYVDSTQYNFSSMLKFTETILNLPSLGGLDQSANNLIGAFNFNQNPLPPLILKQRNCPGYVQVDPNSIDWS comes from the coding sequence ATGTATGAGGTATCAGGGTGGCATGGTGGTCGTCCTATGCCTCTTTTGAGCGTTCATTTCCCCATCTTCGTTATCCTACCGGATGAAGAAACGGCTCTCATGAGCATGGATTGCCAGGCGGGCAACTTTTATTTGAAAGGGATGAGCATGTTTCAACAGCAGAAACAAGAACATACCTTCTGGCGAAGGTATGGGATATCGAACAAAACCCGGTTGTTAAGTATCCTTCCCATGCTGCTTGTGCTTGTGGCCATCGGGCCGGTGCTTAATTCGCAGTCGGCCAAGGCAGCTCCTCAGGCATCCTATCCCATCAAACATATCATCATCATCGTTAAAGAGAACAGGACGTTTGATAACTATTTCGGTACCTTTCCTGGTGCTGATGGAGCGACCACTTACAAAAACAAAAAGGGGCAGATACAACCTCTGAACCACCAGCCTGACCAGCTTTTCTTTGATATCGGCCATACCCATACTGATTTTTTGAAGGGCTATGATCATGGGAAGATGGATGGGTTCTCACTGATTCCCGGTGCTGAGCAGTATATCAATGGCAAAAAGACGGACGAAGCCGATTCCCAGATGTACCAGTCCGATATCCCCAACTATTGGCAGTACGCGCAGACCTTTGCCCTGCCCGATCACTTCTTTTATAATATCGACTCAAACAGCTTCCCCAACCATATCTTCTCCATCGCGGCAGAGGATGATGATGCCAGTGATATTCCTAGAATTCCAAATGGGGGGCACGTGTTGAAATGGGGTTGCGACTCTCCTTCCGGTACTACCGTCCAGGAGATTCATTCAAATGGCAATATCACGCATCCTTACCCTTGTTTTTCAGATTTTGAATCTATGGGTGATTTACTGAGTCAGAAAGGCATTTCCTGGACAGAGTATGCACCGCTCTACGGACAGGACGGCTATGAGTGGAACGCGTATGATGCTATCAAGAGTGTCCGCGATTCCGGTCTCTGGAAGCAGCATATGGCCGACTACACGCAGTTTGTCAAGGATGCCGCCAATGGCAATCTTCCCACCGTCAGCTGGCTCGTGCAGCCACACAAGTACAGCGATCATCCTGGACAGAGTGTGTGCCAGGGTGAGAACTTTACGGTGCAGGAAATTAACGCCGTCATGAACAACAAGTCGCTCTGGAATAGTACCGCCATCTTCCTGACCTGGGATGACTTTGGTGGCTTCTATGATCACGTGGTGCCGCCGGTTGGCCCCAATAAGTACATCGAGTATGGCCTGCGCGCGCCTTTAATCGTCATCTCGCCCTATGCGAAGCCGCATTACGTTGACTCGACTCAGTACAATTTCTCCTCCATGCTCAAGTTCACGGAAACCATTCTGAACTTGCCATCGCTCGGGGGACTGGATCAGTCCGCAAATAATCTGATTGGCGCCTTCAATTTCAATCAGAATCCCTTGCCACCGCTGATTTTAAAGCAACGGAACTGTCCGGGCTATGTGCAGGTCGATCCCAACAGTATTGATTGGAGTTAG
- a CDS encoding class I SAM-dependent methyltransferase, whose amino-acid sequence MGGITMGEIHDENGLKTNIAGLYNRVAASYGRVGPEKYAYAGRRLVEHVGIAEGAKVLDVAVGRGANLFAAAEKVGPAGRVIGIDLAEKMVEETQAEIERRQLSQATVMQMDAEQLAFDDASFDDILCGFAIFFFPHLERALSGFLRVLRPGGKIGFTVAQDVDALSQWYGKRLTDYHEQYHFPLRVGDQPLNYSDIPSHLTHAGFRDARVIHERADFVYTDAQQYWDEKWTHGTRYSLEHMPPEVLEQFKSEVFAQLEEAQQSGGIHEVWDLRFIIAIK is encoded by the coding sequence ATGGGAGGTATCACCATGGGTGAGATACATGACGAAAATGGGCTGAAAACAAATATTGCCGGGCTATATAATCGCGTTGCCGCAAGTTATGGCCGCGTGGGGCCTGAAAAATATGCTTATGCCGGACGGCGCCTGGTCGAACACGTGGGCATTGCTGAGGGAGCGAAGGTGCTTGATGTCGCGGTGGGGCGAGGCGCAAATCTATTCGCGGCGGCTGAGAAAGTCGGTCCCGCTGGCAGGGTAATAGGCATTGACCTGGCCGAAAAAATGGTGGAGGAAACACAGGCGGAGATCGAGCGCCGCCAACTTTCCCAGGCTACTGTCATGCAAATGGATGCCGAACAGCTTGCTTTCGATGATGCCTCTTTTGATGATATCCTGTGTGGATTTGCGATCTTCTTCTTTCCTCATCTCGAACGGGCATTGTCCGGGTTTTTGCGCGTCCTGCGCCCCGGTGGGAAGATAGGATTTACGGTAGCGCAGGATGTGGACGCGCTTTCCCAGTGGTATGGCAAGCGCCTCACCGACTATCACGAGCAGTATCATTTCCCACTGCGTGTTGGAGATCAACCACTTAATTATTCTGATATTCCTTCACACCTTACACATGCCGGATTTAGAGACGCGCGGGTTATACATGAGCGGGCGGATTTTGTCTATACTGACGCGCAGCAGTATTGGGATGAAAAATGGACGCATGGCACGCGCTATTCCCTGGAACACATGCCGCCAGAGGTATTAGAACAGTTCAAAAGCGAGGTCTTCGCTCAATTGGAGGAGGCACAGCAATCGGGTGGCATTCACGAAGTATGGGACTTGCGCTTCATCATCGCAATCAAGTGA
- a CDS encoding alkaline phosphatase family protein, with translation MNNQQNQPYFFHQRFQGFQKAYIANTLVILFVVMCLIPTAAPRTLQAAPRASNPIKHIIIMVKENRSFDSMFGTFPGADGATKYPDPQGKIHRLNHQPDRLFLDILHDHSAFLTAYDHGKLDKFSKERGAIQYINGKPVDVADSQFYQSDIPNYWKYAQTFTLTDHLFTTIQSDSFPNHLFSIAAEDDDAANIPVIVGGRHKTRWGCDAPTGSYVLEIHSNGSTTKAFPCFNFQTLGDLLTAAGVSWNYYAPAQDQPGYEFSSYDAIKHIRETQQWQTHVVDYTQFAKDAANGKLPSVSWLVQPDTDSDHPGASVCVGENWTVQQINTVMKNKSLWNSTAIFLTWDDYGGFYDHVVPPVGPNTHLEYGLRAPLIVISPYAKPQFVDHTVYNFVSMVKFVETQFNLPSLGGLDKLANNMYNAFNFKQNPLPPLILQQRKCPQSSLESPPGLLGD, from the coding sequence ATGAATAATCAGCAAAACCAGCCTTATTTCTTCCATCAACGGTTCCAGGGATTCCAGAAGGCGTATATTGCGAATACCCTTGTCATTCTGTTTGTTGTGATGTGCCTTATTCCAACAGCCGCGCCTCGCACGCTTCAAGCTGCTCCACGCGCCAGCAATCCCATCAAACATATCATCATCATGGTCAAGGAGAACCGGAGCTTTGACAGCATGTTCGGGACGTTCCCAGGAGCTGATGGAGCGACGAAGTATCCCGACCCGCAAGGTAAAATCCATCGCTTAAATCACCAGCCCGACAGGCTCTTCCTGGATATTCTTCATGACCATTCGGCGTTTCTAACCGCGTATGATCACGGAAAACTCGACAAATTCTCGAAAGAACGCGGCGCAATTCAGTACATCAATGGCAAGCCGGTTGACGTAGCCGATTCGCAATTCTATCAATCGGATATTCCAAATTATTGGAAATACGCGCAGACTTTCACGCTGACCGACCATCTCTTCACCACCATCCAGTCGGATAGCTTCCCCAATCATCTCTTCTCCATCGCGGCGGAAGACGATGACGCGGCCAACATTCCGGTTATCGTTGGTGGAAGACATAAAACGAGATGGGGATGTGATGCCCCGACGGGCAGCTACGTGTTAGAAATTCATTCTAATGGGTCAACGACAAAGGCATTTCCGTGTTTTAATTTCCAGACGCTCGGCGATCTTTTAACTGCCGCCGGCGTTTCATGGAATTACTACGCGCCCGCGCAGGACCAACCCGGGTATGAATTTTCCTCATACGATGCCATCAAACATATTCGTGAAACGCAGCAATGGCAAACGCATGTCGTCGATTACACCCAATTCGCGAAAGATGCGGCCAATGGCAAACTTCCCTCCGTGAGCTGGCTGGTGCAGCCTGATACTGACAGCGATCATCCCGGGGCCAGTGTCTGTGTAGGCGAAAACTGGACGGTGCAACAGATCAACACGGTTATGAAAAATAAATCGCTCTGGAATTCCACCGCCATCTTTCTGACCTGGGACGATTACGGTGGTTTCTATGACCACGTGGTGCCACCGGTCGGGCCGAACACGCACCTGGAATACGGCCTGCGCGCGCCCCTGATTGTGATTTCGCCCTACGCGAAGCCGCAGTTCGTTGACCACACAGTCTACAACTTCGTATCTATGGTCAAGTTTGTTGAAACGCAGTTCAATTTACCCTCGTTAGGAGGACTGGATAAGCTGGCGAACAATATGTACAACGCTTTTAATTTCAAGCAGAACCCCTTGCCGCCGCTCATTTTACAGCAGCGCAAGTGCCCGCAATCTTCGCTTGAATCTCCACCGGGATTGCTTGGAGATTGA
- a CDS encoding MFS transporter, whose translation MLLVKKPAYKWVALSVTTIGSLMVAIDSTIVILALPNMLQDLHSDLVRMTWVIMGYLIVSTILQLTFGRMADMFGRVRMYNLGFIVFTIGSVLCGLAQSDTMLIGSRVIQGVGGAMLSANAMAIITEVFPAEQRGQAMGFNAVTWGAGSVLGPVLGGFILAVASWRWIFLVNLPIGIIATVAAFLLLHDIAPNPRGERFDLFGSFLFCIGLIALLLALTGSIGAGWLAPSELALYAITIIAFVAFFFWERHVAFPMLDLNLFTRRRYAFSVAAATLQSLAVFAVQFLLIFYLQGVRGYSPLTAAFLILPLPVMTSVFGPLGGRWADHDRFHGTTPATVGLVLQMLALLMLVFLTPTTSYLMLAVALGLMGLGSAFFWSPNTSTTMGAAPRNRLGVAAATLNTMRNVGMVCSFALALAVAAASMPPALVNAVFLGTVGHLQPAISAIFTGGMTHAFIASACICFLAILFSVIREDRRRTVAPIAAEPPLTSKETTLSEQPVKGGD comes from the coding sequence ATGTTGCTCGTCAAAAAACCTGCTTACAAATGGGTCGCGCTTTCAGTTACTACGATTGGTTCGCTCATGGTCGCAATTGACTCTACGATTGTGATCCTGGCGCTGCCAAATATGCTCCAGGACCTGCATTCCGATCTTGTACGCATGACATGGGTGATTATGGGATATCTCATCGTGAGTACGATCCTGCAACTCACCTTTGGCCGTATGGCGGATATGTTTGGTCGTGTAAGAATGTATAATCTTGGATTTATTGTCTTCACGATTGGCTCTGTCCTCTGTGGCCTGGCCCAGAGTGATACTATGTTGATTGGCTCCCGTGTCATCCAGGGAGTGGGCGGCGCTATGCTTTCCGCAAATGCCATGGCGATCATTACAGAGGTCTTTCCCGCGGAGCAGCGAGGACAGGCGATGGGCTTTAACGCCGTCACCTGGGGTGCGGGCAGCGTGCTTGGCCCGGTGCTTGGCGGATTCATCCTGGCGGTCGCAAGCTGGCGCTGGATTTTTCTGGTGAATCTCCCCATCGGCATTATTGCGACTGTTGCCGCTTTCCTGCTTTTGCACGATATCGCGCCGAATCCTCGCGGGGAGCGTTTCGATCTGTTCGGCTCGTTCCTCTTCTGTATAGGATTGATCGCTCTATTGCTCGCGCTAACCGGAAGCATTGGGGCGGGTTGGCTGGCTCCTTCTGAACTTGCGCTCTATGCAATCACCATCATTGCTTTTGTCGCCTTCTTCTTCTGGGAGCGGCATGTGGCGTTCCCGATGCTGGATTTGAATCTCTTTACGCGCCGTCGCTATGCCTTTTCTGTTGCCGCGGCGACACTGCAATCCCTGGCCGTTTTTGCCGTGCAATTCCTGCTGATTTTTTACTTGCAGGGTGTACGAGGATATAGCCCTCTGACGGCGGCGTTTCTCATCCTGCCCTTGCCGGTGATGACCTCAGTTTTTGGGCCTCTTGGGGGGCGCTGGGCAGACCATGATCGTTTCCACGGAACGACTCCAGCGACGGTAGGGCTGGTGCTTCAAATGCTGGCCCTGTTGATGCTGGTTTTTCTGACTCCCACCACATCTTATCTGATGCTGGCGGTAGCGCTCGGCCTGATGGGGCTTGGCAGTGCTTTCTTCTGGTCGCCAAATACCAGTACGACCATGGGAGCCGCGCCACGCAACCGGCTGGGTGTAGCCGCCGCCACGCTGAATACGATGCGCAATGTTGGTATGGTGTGTAGCTTTGCGCTCGCGCTAGCAGTTGCAGCGGCTTCAATGCCACCTGCGCTGGTGAATGCTGTCTTCCTTGGCACAGTGGGCCACCTGCAGCCCGCCATCTCTGCCATATTCACGGGCGGGATGACGCATGCTTTCATTGCCTCGGCCTGTATCTGTTTCCTCGCCATCCTGTTCTCAGTCATTCGCGAGGATAGGCGTCGTACTGTAGCTCCTATAGCTGCTGAGCCTCCATTGACTTCAAAAGAAACAACCCTTTCGGAACAGCCGGTGAAAGGGGGAGACTGA
- a CDS encoding DinB family protein has translation MDAAGLLEKSNLMVIQTVEDLPETAWDIPGACGNWSVKDIVAHLASYEHIIVEVLSIFQKGEPTPLILKFLHQPQQFNNEEVEARTYETAQHIEDEYQDMQVQATSLLMQIPTERVLEKGTMPWYDENASLADFIQRMYEHTQEHCAQIARFRQKL, from the coding sequence ATGGACGCAGCTGGACTGTTGGAAAAAAGCAACTTGATGGTCATTCAGACAGTGGAAGACCTGCCCGAAACGGCGTGGGATATTCCAGGAGCATGCGGTAACTGGTCTGTAAAAGATATTGTCGCGCACCTCGCTTCCTATGAACATATTATCGTCGAAGTGTTGAGTATCTTCCAGAAAGGGGAACCTACCCCTTTGATCCTGAAGTTTCTCCACCAACCGCAGCAATTTAATAATGAGGAGGTCGAGGCGCGTACGTATGAAACGGCCCAACATATTGAGGATGAGTACCAGGATATGCAGGTGCAGGCAACATCATTGTTGATGCAGATTCCCACGGAGAGGGTGTTGGAGAAAGGAACAATGCCCTGGTATGATGAGAATGCCTCTCTGGCCGATTTCATCCAGCGCATGTATGAGCATACGCAGGAACATTGCGCGCAAATTGCACGCTTCCGTCAGAAATTGTAG